A single genomic interval of Terriglobus albidus harbors:
- a CDS encoding ubiquitin-conjugating enzyme E2, producing MTSCASPLSQPMADISQTSPRERRLVAEWDLLQSLAHLNPERIGNLAVEDEVFSCTLHKTPALRLGTKEIVTSHRLKIVFPLYYPSVPLELYLKAPVAHPNVHPRTGFLCLWDKHQVSNNVEHALHKTVAMLSRRLENCNPVHVMQPDLQMLSDADYPAPGEPLLGIAHPGIAASGLIPDEPPARRRRLS from the coding sequence ATGACGTCTTGCGCGTCTCCACTGTCGCAACCAATGGCTGACATCTCGCAGACCTCACCCAGGGAAAGAAGGCTTGTCGCCGAGTGGGATCTCCTGCAGAGTCTCGCTCATCTGAATCCTGAACGTATCGGCAACCTCGCAGTAGAGGATGAGGTGTTCTCCTGCACGCTTCACAAGACCCCAGCCCTTCGTCTGGGAACGAAGGAAATTGTTACAAGCCATCGCTTGAAGATTGTGTTTCCGCTCTACTATCCCTCGGTTCCTCTCGAACTTTATCTGAAAGCCCCTGTCGCTCACCCGAACGTCCATCCTCGGACCGGCTTTCTATGTCTTTGGGACAAGCACCAGGTAAGCAACAACGTGGAGCATGCACTTCACAAAACGGTCGCGATGCTTTCGCGTCGCCTGGAAAACTGCAATCCGGTTCACGTGATGCAACCCGATCTTCAGATGCTGTCTGATGCTGATTATCCTGCTCCCGGAGAGCCTCTGCTGGGCATTGCTCATCCGGGAATCGCTGCTTCGGGTCTCATTCCCGATGAGCCTCCTGCTAGAAGGAGGCGGCTCTCATGA
- a CDS encoding TonB-dependent receptor, which translates to MTFWQSCIRFQKAIFLLVLTAVCVLSSPLSAQTFRGGINGDVTDATGATVSGATVSLTNEATKSTYASVTSSAGSFLFNDLPLGAYTLTVTDSGFSTVKVDKIPVSAGVIYTLPSIKLSAAATQTVEVQASDITLDTTTVTQNIVLESQAVADMPLNGRDFTQMIQLTPGFAGYTGGGYGSLNGTRANQMNWQIDGVDNNDLWHNVPAVNQGGVSGIAGIVLPIDAVEQFSAQTQSGPEGGRNPGGTINLTLKSGTNHLHGSAYYFDRNELFGAKSPFSDTKQKVRNYNWGFSVGAPILKDKLFGFLTFEKQRFVIGESGSATEPSIGWQNQAKAILAAKNIPVNGTMQKVLNTLWAGGNLSADTVGNVNNFHSNVPEFGYSYNGLGKVDYHITDKDSLSAHWFVGQGNQVAPVGSQIYDYFEVAPIHVQNVAVVYNRMLSPSISNQLLVGVNYFNQVFNDANTNFNVQSLGFMTGAPFGNAPNITITGFDPVGMTPPEGRNDITGHLTDQLSWVKGKHQIRLGGEFRQAQLDEFYKRHSVGSFTFDGTRVGGSGLAGALADFLAGYTSAATIAIGDPERQVFVNTWELNAGDSWQLTRKLSFNYGVRYDYVGPLHNGNKDLSVFRPELTALQGIAFQGNQISSLYQQYYKNFSPRLGITYGLDDKTVIRAGYGFYFDTPNLNPFLDNRPGNQAPNGVEGNPAGPNPVYTISAGKTTIVGGQAIFPSTIGYPCKEATPCGVFSVDRNFRTPYNQNYSLNLEHTIGSNMIAQLGYVGSEGRRLLSLLDLNQLNVTAGATLLPYHDTYAQYGNINQIESIGTSNYNSLQAQLRVMHWHGLMTQAAYTWSHNLDEVTAYRGSLPQDNFNFKGDYGNSDFDTRNTFTALMSYEVPGVAWGPKELTHGWQLNSLLSFHGGQPFTVHASGDISETNEGNDRAVQIGNPQAGYQGQKPGASWLNPAAFTDPAARHFGTTRRNGYYGPGYSDVDFSVFKNTKIKELMTIQFRAEMFNLFNRINYAPPSSTVGGSFSLYDTIGDYNGAPGIGAGEPFNTQFGLKILF; encoded by the coding sequence ATGACGTTCTGGCAGTCGTGTATTCGTTTTCAAAAAGCAATTTTCCTTTTAGTACTTACAGCGGTATGTGTACTTTCTTCTCCACTTTCAGCACAGACATTTCGTGGTGGCATCAATGGAGATGTCACTGACGCGACGGGAGCCACCGTCTCTGGAGCAACAGTCTCTCTCACCAATGAAGCAACAAAGAGTACGTATGCCTCGGTGACCTCAAGTGCCGGCAGCTTCCTGTTCAATGATCTGCCACTGGGCGCTTACACACTGACGGTCACCGATTCAGGATTCAGCACGGTTAAGGTCGATAAGATCCCCGTCTCCGCCGGTGTGATCTATACGCTTCCATCCATCAAGCTAAGCGCGGCAGCAACACAAACGGTTGAGGTACAGGCCTCAGACATCACGCTCGATACAACCACCGTGACACAGAACATCGTTCTCGAATCTCAAGCAGTGGCCGATATGCCGCTGAATGGTCGTGACTTCACCCAGATGATCCAGCTCACACCCGGCTTTGCCGGATATACAGGCGGCGGATACGGTTCTCTCAACGGAACTCGCGCCAATCAGATGAACTGGCAGATTGATGGCGTGGATAACAACGATCTCTGGCATAACGTACCTGCCGTCAACCAGGGCGGTGTCTCCGGCATCGCCGGCATTGTTCTACCTATCGATGCTGTTGAACAGTTCTCGGCCCAGACGCAATCTGGCCCTGAGGGCGGACGTAACCCAGGTGGAACCATCAATCTGACTCTCAAGTCGGGCACCAATCATCTGCACGGTTCTGCCTACTACTTTGACCGCAATGAACTCTTCGGAGCCAAAAGCCCGTTCAGCGATACGAAGCAGAAGGTGCGCAACTACAACTGGGGCTTCTCAGTCGGCGCACCAATCCTGAAGGACAAGCTCTTTGGGTTTTTGACTTTTGAGAAGCAGCGCTTTGTGATTGGCGAGTCCGGCAGTGCCACCGAACCATCCATCGGCTGGCAGAACCAGGCAAAGGCCATTCTGGCCGCAAAGAATATCCCCGTGAATGGCACGATGCAGAAGGTATTGAATACGCTTTGGGCTGGCGGCAATCTATCCGCCGATACGGTCGGCAATGTCAATAACTTCCATTCGAACGTTCCCGAATTTGGCTACAGCTATAACGGGCTTGGTAAGGTGGACTATCACATCACCGACAAAGACAGCCTGAGCGCCCACTGGTTCGTCGGTCAGGGCAACCAGGTGGCGCCAGTCGGATCGCAGATCTACGACTACTTCGAAGTGGCGCCAATCCATGTGCAGAACGTCGCGGTCGTCTATAACCGCATGCTCTCACCTTCCATCTCGAACCAGTTGCTGGTAGGTGTGAACTATTTCAACCAGGTCTTCAATGACGCGAATACCAACTTCAACGTCCAGTCCCTGGGCTTCATGACCGGAGCGCCTTTCGGTAACGCTCCAAATATCACTATCACTGGTTTCGACCCGGTTGGCATGACACCACCTGAGGGCCGTAACGACATCACCGGGCACCTGACCGACCAATTGAGCTGGGTCAAGGGTAAACATCAGATTCGTCTGGGTGGCGAGTTCCGGCAGGCTCAGCTCGATGAGTTCTACAAGCGGCACTCCGTCGGATCGTTCACCTTTGATGGCACGCGTGTCGGTGGATCCGGACTTGCCGGCGCGCTGGCAGACTTCCTCGCCGGCTATACATCGGCAGCCACGATTGCCATTGGAGATCCGGAGCGTCAGGTTTTCGTCAACACCTGGGAGCTGAACGCGGGAGATTCATGGCAGCTTACAAGAAAGCTGAGCTTCAACTATGGTGTGCGCTACGACTACGTTGGCCCGCTGCATAACGGCAACAAAGATCTTTCTGTCTTCCGTCCGGAGTTGACCGCGCTCCAGGGCATCGCCTTCCAGGGCAACCAGATCAGTTCTCTCTATCAGCAGTACTACAAGAACTTCAGCCCACGTCTGGGTATCACGTATGGCCTGGACGACAAAACAGTGATCCGTGCCGGCTATGGCTTCTACTTCGATACGCCAAACCTGAATCCGTTCCTTGACAACCGTCCCGGCAACCAGGCGCCGAACGGTGTGGAAGGCAATCCAGCTGGCCCCAACCCTGTCTACACCATCAGTGCCGGTAAGACCACGATTGTGGGCGGCCAGGCGATCTTTCCTTCAACAATCGGCTACCCCTGCAAGGAAGCCACTCCGTGTGGGGTCTTCTCTGTCGATCGCAATTTCCGCACGCCCTACAACCAGAACTACAGCCTGAATCTTGAACACACGATCGGATCGAACATGATCGCGCAACTTGGCTATGTGGGCAGCGAAGGACGCCGGCTGCTCAGCCTGCTTGATCTGAATCAGCTCAATGTTACCGCCGGTGCCACGCTCCTCCCATACCACGACACCTATGCTCAGTACGGCAACATCAACCAGATCGAGAGCATCGGCACCTCGAACTACAACTCGCTGCAGGCGCAGCTACGTGTCATGCACTGGCATGGACTGATGACACAAGCTGCCTACACCTGGAGCCATAACCTGGATGAAGTGACTGCGTATCGAGGAAGCCTGCCGCAGGATAACTTCAACTTCAAAGGCGACTACGGCAATAGCGACTTTGACACGCGCAATACCTTCACCGCTCTGATGAGCTATGAAGTTCCGGGAGTGGCGTGGGGCCCGAAAGAGTTGACGCATGGATGGCAGTTGAACTCCCTGCTCAGCTTCCACGGTGGCCAGCCGTTTACGGTCCATGCTTCTGGCGATATCAGCGAAACCAATGAGGGCAACGACCGCGCTGTCCAGATCGGCAATCCACAGGCGGGATACCAAGGGCAAAAACCGGGAGCGAGCTGGCTGAATCCTGCGGCGTTTACCGACCCGGCTGCCCGTCACTTTGGGACCACGCGTCGCAACGGCTACTACGGTCCTGGCTATTCCGATGTGGATTTCTCCGTCTTCAAAAATACGAAGATCAAGGAGCTGATGACCATTCAGTTCCGCGCGGAGATGTTCAACCTCTTCAACCGCATCAACTATGCACCGCCAAGCAGCACGGTAGGCGGGAGCTTCAGCCTGTATGACACCATCGGCGACTACAACGGAGCTCCGGGTATTGGCGCCGGTGAACCCTTCAATACGCAATTCGGTTTGAAGATTCTTTTCTAG
- a CDS encoding type VI secretion system contractile sheath small subunit, whose translation MPLVKVVRKGVTPAVRKVPTSTAAAMLPMTINRVGGEAASENEALAKVEDLQDAFRKFEPKLNFRGYTGDGETEFRADLQFRSIKDFEPENLQKRHEVRDADGNVSYLRNDLADLKANIDLLYRLKDRWKLPTVRRAWGNAEQRKEIVEALGKLRSELERVAEGEK comes from the coding sequence ATGCCTTTGGTAAAAGTTGTTCGCAAGGGTGTTACCCCAGCAGTTCGTAAGGTCCCCACCTCCACAGCCGCAGCCATGCTGCCCATGACGATCAATCGAGTCGGTGGCGAGGCCGCTTCGGAAAACGAAGCGCTCGCCAAGGTCGAAGACCTGCAGGATGCCTTCCGCAAGTTCGAACCGAAGCTCAACTTCCGCGGCTACACCGGCGATGGCGAAACCGAATTTCGCGCGGACCTTCAGTTTCGCTCGATCAAAGATTTCGAGCCTGAAAACCTGCAGAAGCGCCATGAAGTTCGCGATGCAGATGGCAATGTGAGCTACCTGCGTAACGACCTCGCAGATCTGAAAGCAAACATCGACCTGCTCTATCGCTTGAAGGATCGCTGGAAGCTGCCGACGGTACGCAGAGCCTGGGGCAATGCGGAGCAGCGTAAAGAGATCGTGGAAGCACTTGGCAAGTTGCGCAGTGAACTCGAGCGCGTTGCGGAAGGAGAGAAGTAG
- a CDS encoding ThiF family adenylyltransferase — protein sequence MIHHSETKASTRVRIALIGAGALGSECCRQIVQLPGVDALIESILLVDPDILTWQNIPLSRVYQELFHLDPEQCIGRPKVLILQSFVNRYAPLIEVEAMAAPVAEVGWQELRARHILITATDSALSRMETALAATTLRIPMLDGAVHANSAGEGRVSWFTGQNDHACYSCGMSDVSRARLLAQMASPSNGCERLTPALAMSSAPPDTPSLEITAHRMAQLLCEWTANRSGFLTGSFIVQSGELARIAAPRSVTCPWHDVSTAELIELFPDKPFRDQFPRQGAHQGEQCFELQWPISLVASCEHCGKESRRLLRLAQLRTASCPHCGGRALQSDQTVSVIRFRDPLAKLTPRQLGLPDLHLIRLRPTVQFSPITNGQNEKETKRATAS from the coding sequence ATGATTCATCACTCTGAAACAAAGGCATCCACGCGTGTACGGATTGCACTGATTGGAGCCGGTGCTTTAGGCTCCGAGTGCTGCAGACAGATCGTCCAGCTCCCGGGAGTGGACGCACTGATCGAATCTATTCTGCTGGTCGATCCTGACATCCTCACGTGGCAGAACATTCCCTTGAGCCGCGTGTATCAGGAGCTTTTTCACCTGGATCCGGAGCAGTGCATCGGCAGGCCAAAAGTGTTGATTCTTCAAAGCTTTGTTAACAGATATGCGCCACTGATTGAAGTCGAAGCCATGGCCGCCCCAGTGGCGGAAGTCGGTTGGCAAGAGTTGCGTGCAAGGCACATTTTGATCACGGCGACTGATAGTGCTCTATCCCGTATGGAAACTGCTTTGGCTGCTACAACACTCCGTATTCCTATGCTCGACGGAGCGGTGCACGCAAATTCTGCCGGTGAAGGCCGGGTCTCATGGTTTACCGGTCAGAACGATCACGCATGTTACTCCTGTGGTATGTCAGATGTTAGCCGTGCTCGATTACTGGCGCAGATGGCTTCACCGTCCAATGGGTGCGAACGTCTTACACCGGCGCTTGCCATGAGCAGCGCTCCTCCTGATACTCCATCGCTTGAGATCACGGCACATCGCATGGCGCAGCTTCTTTGTGAATGGACAGCAAATCGATCAGGATTTTTGACCGGCTCCTTCATCGTCCAGAGCGGTGAACTTGCAAGGATTGCAGCCCCGCGTAGTGTTACTTGTCCCTGGCACGATGTCTCAACGGCGGAACTGATCGAGCTATTTCCGGATAAACCATTCAGGGACCAATTCCCGCGACAGGGAGCGCATCAGGGGGAGCAGTGTTTTGAGCTGCAGTGGCCGATTAGTCTCGTCGCGAGTTGTGAGCATTGCGGAAAAGAATCGCGCAGGCTCCTTCGTCTGGCCCAGCTCCGGACGGCTTCATGCCCTCATTGCGGCGGTCGTGCACTGCAGTCGGATCAGACGGTGTCGGTCATCCGTTTTAGAGATCCGCTTGCAAAACTTACGCCGCGACAGCTTGGATTGCCGGATCTGCATCTAATCCGATTAAGGCCGACCGTCCAGTTTTCCCCCATCACAAACGGACAGAACGAGAAAGAGACGAAACGAGCAACAGCGTCATGA
- a CDS encoding serine/threonine-protein kinase: MIRLGLGDDAPLISFSGEQIPAKRHSPESIARLGAQLQSMMGERFRVLESVAIGGMATLFQVQHTLHRGLFIAKVLHLELVERKDVRESFRREAIHLAQLGNHPAMIPILDFQENDRFAFFLTPFIEGEDLDHTLARCGSLSRTEALHMAAQVSSLLCHAESHGITHCDLAPGNLRLDTFGRYRVLDFGLSRSRFDTTTEYLRGGTPAYTSPEQAAGGQPDHRSDLYSLALILCEAMSGRPLITGDSFDEIRHKHLSAQWTLPAVVQKDPPIAKLMDWMLAADPAERMQSAFELSGVLAALGFERPEFHGMAKIETENRRVRLSN, translated from the coding sequence ATGATTCGCCTCGGTCTTGGAGATGATGCTCCTCTGATCTCCTTCAGCGGTGAGCAGATTCCCGCAAAACGCCACTCTCCCGAATCCATCGCGCGGCTTGGCGCACAGCTTCAATCGATGATGGGCGAACGTTTCCGTGTGCTGGAGTCGGTTGCCATCGGTGGTATGGCTACTCTTTTCCAGGTACAACATACGCTGCATCGCGGTCTGTTCATTGCCAAGGTGCTGCATCTTGAACTCGTGGAAAGAAAAGATGTTCGCGAAAGTTTCCGTCGTGAGGCGATCCACCTCGCTCAACTGGGGAACCATCCCGCGATGATTCCGATCCTCGACTTTCAGGAGAACGATCGCTTTGCATTCTTTCTCACGCCGTTTATCGAAGGTGAAGATCTGGATCACACGCTTGCTCGTTGCGGCTCACTGTCGCGCACTGAAGCCCTGCATATGGCAGCACAGGTCAGCAGCCTGCTTTGCCACGCGGAGTCCCACGGAATCACGCACTGCGACTTAGCTCCAGGTAATCTTCGTCTCGACACCTTTGGGCGCTACCGGGTTCTCGATTTTGGCCTGTCACGCAGCCGGTTCGACACTACTACGGAATATCTGCGGGGGGGCACTCCGGCCTATACCAGCCCGGAGCAAGCGGCAGGCGGACAGCCTGACCACAGAAGCGACCTGTATTCGCTGGCGCTGATTCTCTGTGAGGCGATGAGCGGAAGGCCTCTCATCACGGGCGATTCCTTTGATGAGATCCGTCACAAACACCTGAGTGCACAATGGACTCTTCCCGCTGTAGTCCAGAAAGATCCTCCGATTGCGAAACTCATGGATTGGATGTTGGCTGCAGACCCAGCAGAACGCATGCAAAGCGCGTTCGAGCTTTCCGGCGTGCTCGCAGCTCTCGGTTTCGAGCGTCCGGAATTTCACGGAATGGCGAAGATCGAGACGGAGAATCGAAGGGTCCGGCTCTCCAATTAA
- a CDS encoding FHA domain-containing protein codes for MLTLLICIPLSNSRAGWLADATTFFVFALCAAIFLFLYFDRILLGKIRGISIGWGVLFGGCAGLIAAVLSVALRLGIANNSPSLYRVAVWTLCTSVVGLGIGLRWFKTNRARSVHAYVGGLAGGLFGGTFFVLFAPHVSAGMSLAGLCFAGAGTGFGAGIAPILIRNGLVRFISSGDARAQNKLGNNKTAWDLEIDESYVLGSAATTQGGTKFQQGADIMIPDSSIAPRHAVLFSKDGRYYIARHPEASGAEGIAKYVLRIKGKTVVASQELHPGDDVMIGRTALRFESRKQGE; via the coding sequence ATGCTTACCCTGCTGATCTGCATCCCGCTCTCAAACAGCCGAGCCGGTTGGCTTGCGGATGCGACGACATTCTTTGTCTTCGCCCTGTGTGCAGCAATCTTTCTCTTCCTGTATTTCGATCGCATTCTTCTTGGGAAAATACGCGGTATCTCCATTGGCTGGGGTGTTCTTTTTGGTGGCTGCGCGGGTTTGATCGCAGCGGTCCTCAGCGTAGCCCTGCGTCTCGGCATTGCGAATAACTCTCCCTCGCTGTATCGCGTTGCAGTGTGGACTCTGTGCACCTCTGTAGTTGGCCTTGGTATTGGTCTGCGCTGGTTCAAGACGAACCGCGCGCGCTCCGTCCACGCTTACGTTGGCGGTCTCGCCGGCGGTCTGTTCGGCGGCACGTTTTTTGTTCTGTTTGCTCCTCATGTTTCCGCCGGCATGTCGCTCGCAGGTTTATGTTTCGCAGGCGCGGGAACGGGTTTCGGAGCCGGTATCGCGCCCATTCTTATCCGCAACGGACTTGTCCGTTTCATCAGCTCCGGAGACGCGCGCGCCCAAAACAAGCTCGGGAACAACAAGACCGCCTGGGACCTGGAGATCGATGAGAGTTACGTTCTTGGCAGCGCAGCTACAACACAGGGAGGAACAAAGTTCCAGCAGGGCGCGGACATCATGATTCCCGACAGCAGCATTGCGCCAAGACATGCGGTCTTGTTTTCGAAAGATGGACGCTACTATATCGCCCGTCATCCTGAAGCTTCAGGCGCAGAAGGCATTGCAAAATATGTGCTGCGCATCAAGGGAAAAACAGTCGTTGCGTCACAGGAGCTACATCCAGGTGACGACGTCATGATTGGCAGAACCGCTCTTCGTTTTGAGAGCAGAAAGCAGGGCGAATAG
- a CDS encoding vWA domain-containing protein: MRTQLSLAVLLALSSTAWGQKPAMLQLTAPPTLVNCSPVTQSPCMSARITPVSSDGKPAPFVLPAPNDLANLITLSSADGEIHPFYASVGAGPDATQHGNVSLLVLDISGSMNQPSPGAASRYAALKSSVADFINGMQEGVDRIAIVPFESHDVVPTIQSAVYVTTKADALAQLNAMPSPAAKNNTALYQAIFTGVESLRRELSSLAHDGHTAESLQPHLIVMTDGKNEVMPGDDPQLLTGELGLQQAAAQVQASHLDVIGIGFGDREAIDTAAMQKLSRRFFYAADAGELLAALHSSRSAVSHEIQITWLLPESSRVALMGHDHQWNATFRTMDGASLQSAPIRWIAPATNAPTFTRLALAPELQALIQVHPSAESGWTMFVLHTLLFAAAFVAMLILWFWVPRLIWGEQYAGMVPQRSKRWSNGTAVTSASSVQIRSIETPPSGFETNGAVSVPVQRSASQTTQIQPRDEFSRTRLTFDR, encoded by the coding sequence GTGCGTACTCAGCTCAGTCTCGCTGTCCTGCTTGCGCTGTCTTCCACTGCGTGGGGTCAGAAGCCTGCGATGCTGCAGCTCACGGCTCCTCCGACCCTGGTGAACTGCAGTCCGGTTACGCAGTCGCCGTGCATGTCTGCAAGAATCACGCCAGTAAGTTCCGATGGGAAACCGGCGCCTTTTGTTCTTCCGGCGCCGAACGACCTGGCGAATCTGATTACGCTGAGCAGCGCCGATGGAGAGATTCATCCCTTCTATGCCAGCGTTGGAGCCGGACCTGATGCAACGCAGCATGGCAACGTCTCATTGCTGGTTCTCGATATCAGCGGGAGCATGAATCAGCCATCGCCGGGCGCGGCTTCCAGGTATGCAGCACTCAAGAGCTCCGTGGCAGACTTCATCAATGGCATGCAGGAAGGTGTGGACCGGATTGCGATCGTCCCCTTTGAGAGCCACGACGTCGTACCCACGATTCAGTCCGCTGTTTATGTCACTACAAAGGCTGATGCTCTCGCGCAATTAAATGCCATGCCGAGCCCGGCAGCTAAGAATAATACGGCACTCTACCAGGCAATTTTCACCGGAGTGGAATCTCTTCGGCGGGAACTTTCTTCCCTTGCCCACGACGGCCATACCGCCGAAAGTCTGCAGCCCCACCTCATCGTGATGACGGACGGAAAAAATGAAGTCATGCCCGGTGATGATCCTCAACTGCTGACCGGTGAGCTTGGCCTCCAACAGGCCGCGGCCCAGGTTCAAGCCTCGCATCTCGATGTGATCGGCATTGGCTTTGGAGATCGTGAAGCGATCGACACGGCCGCGATGCAGAAACTTTCAAGACGATTTTTCTATGCGGCTGATGCGGGTGAACTGCTGGCCGCGCTGCACTCAAGCCGGTCGGCTGTCAGCCACGAGATACAGATAACATGGCTGCTCCCGGAGAGCTCTCGCGTTGCATTGATGGGACACGATCATCAGTGGAACGCAACCTTCCGGACCATGGATGGAGCTTCCCTTCAAAGTGCCCCTATCCGCTGGATTGCACCGGCTACCAATGCTCCGACATTTACGCGCCTTGCATTGGCACCGGAATTGCAGGCCTTGATCCAGGTCCACCCTTCTGCCGAATCCGGTTGGACCATGTTCGTTCTGCATACATTACTTTTTGCGGCGGCATTCGTTGCCATGCTGATTCTCTGGTTCTGGGTTCCTCGGCTCATCTGGGGTGAACAGTACGCGGGCATGGTTCCCCAACGCTCCAAGCGGTGGAGCAATGGAACCGCCGTTACCTCCGCATCCAGTGTCCAGATTCGATCGATAGAAACTCCCCCATCAGGCTTCGAAACGAACGGGGCAGTCAGTGTTCCCGTTCAGCGCTCAGCCTCCCAGACAACCCAAATTCAACCGCGAGATGAGTTCTCACGAACGAGACTCACCTTCGACCGATAG